A segment of the Streptomyces sp. Tu 2975 genome:
ACGGCGTCGGCAAGACGCACCTGCTCGCGTCCCTGTGGCACGCCACCCCGGCGGATGCCTCGCTCAAGGCGTTCGGCACGTTCGTCGAGCTGACCAACCTCGTCGGGGCGCTCGGCTTCCAGCAGACCGTGCAGACCCTGAGCGGGCACCGGCTGCTGTGCATCGACGAATTCGAACTGGACGACCCGGGCGACACCGTCCTCGTCTCCACGCTGCTCGGCAGGCTGGTCGACGCCGGCGTGGCGCTGGCGGCGACCTCCAACACACTGCCGGGCAAGCTCGGCGAGGGACGCTTCGCGGCAGCCGACTTCCTGCGGGAGATCCAGGGCCTGTCCGCGCACTTCCGCCCGCTGCGGATCGACGGCGAGGACTACCGTCACCGCGGGCTTCCCGAGGCCCCTCCCCCGTACTCGGACGAGCAGGTCACCAAGGCCGCGTACGCCACGAAGGACGCGTCACTCGACGACTTCCCGAATCTGCTGGAGCATCTCGCGAAGGTGCACCCCAGCCGCTACGGAGCGCTGACCCACGGGCTGCGGGCCGTGTGCCTCACCGACGTCCGGCCCGTGCCCGACCAGTCGACCGCACTGCGGCTGGTCGTGCTCGCCGACCGGCTCTACGACCGGGAGGTGCCGGTACTCGCCTCCGGCATGCCGTTCGACAAGCTCTTCAGTGACGAGATGCTGAACGGCGGCTACCGGAAGAAGTACTTCCGGGCGATCTCCCGGCTCACCGCGCTGGCACGCGACGCGAAGCCCTTGGTGGCGCAGTAGGTTGGGGCCGTAACCCGATCTGAAGGGAACCATCATGGCCACCACGCGTCAGGCTCACAACGTCTGGGAAGGCAGTCTCCTCGAGGGCAAGGGTGTCGTCACCCTCGACTCGTCCGGCATCGGCGAGTACCCCGTCAGCTGGGCAGCCCGGACCGAGCCCGCCGAGAGCGGCAGGACCAGCCCGGAGGAACTGATCGCGGCCGCGCACTCCAGCTGCTTCAACATGGCCTTCTCGCACGCCCTCGCCGGCGCCGGCAACCCGCCGACCCGCCTGGAGACCAAGGCCGAGGTGACCTTCCAGCCGGGTGAGGGCATCACCGGCATCCACCTCACCGTCGAGGGCCAGGTTCCCGGCCTCGACGAGGCCGCCTTCGTCAAGGCCGCCGAGGACGCCAAGGCGAACTGCCCGGTCAGCCAGGCCCTGACCGGCACGACGATCACCCTCTCGGCGTCGCTCGTCTAACACACCGACACCTCGAGGCACAGGGGCCCGCACGGTTACATGTCGGGTTTTCTGCGTGATACACACGTGCGGGTCACCTGTCCTCCCCCATCGCCTTCGGCATGGGGGTGCCCCCAACAGGGAGTTGCCTCATGTCTGCAACACGACGTCAAGTCCTGGCCGGAACCGGTGCGGTCGGCGCCGGGATCCTCTTCAGCGGTGCGTTCTCCGAGCTCTTCGCCGGCACCGCGGCCGCTCGTGGACACGACGGATACGGCCCGCTCGTGCCCGACCCCGACGGTCTGCTCGATCTGCCCAGAGGCTTCCGCTACAAGGTCCTGTCCCGTGAGGGCGAACCACTGCTCTCCGGCGAGGGACGCGTCCCCGGCAACCACGACGGCATGGCCGCGTTCGCCGGCCGCCGTGGACGGATCCACCTCGTCCGCAACCACGAGAACCGGCACACCGGCAAGATCGGCGTGCCCACCGTCGCGGGCCTGACCTACGACCCGGCCGCCAAGGGCGGCTGCACCGTGCTCGAACTGGACAGCCGGGGCGACGTCCGCTCCGAGCGGGTCGCCATCGCCGGCACCGCCGTCAACTGCGCGGGCGGACCCACCCCGTGGAACACCTGGCTGACCTGCGAGGAGAACGAGGACCGGGCCGGCACCAACGGCTACACCAAGGACCACGGCTTCATCTTCGAGGTCGACGGCGCCGATCCGCACCGCACCGGCGCCGTGCCGCTCACCGCGATGGGCCGCTTCCAGCACGAGGCGATCGCCGTCGACCCGCGGACCGGGATCGTGTACGAGACGGAGGACGCCTTCCAGCGCCCCTTCGGCCTCTTCTACCGTTTCCTGCCGAACAAGCCGCTGGGCGGCACCGGTTCGCTCCGCGCGGGCGGCGCGCTCGAGGCGATGCGCGTGCCCGGCGTGCCGGACCTGTCGCAGATCCAGGAGACCGGCGCCTCGTTCGACGGGGTCGAATGGGTGCCCGTGCCGGACAGCCAGGCGAAGGAAACGCCCATCAGGCTCCAGGACTTCGGGCCCAAGGGCATCACCCACGCGCAGAAGCTGGAGGGCTGCTACTGGGGCGGGAGGTCGGTGTACTTCGTGTCCAGCTACGCCCGCAGCTCGGAGGGGTCCGCCGGAGACCACTTCGGCCAGGTGTGGAAGTACGAACCGCACCGGCGGCGCCTCACCCTGGTCATCGTCTTCGGCCCCGACACGGACGTGCAACTGCCCGGCGAGTCCCCCGACAACATCTGCCTGGCGCCCAGCG
Coding sequences within it:
- the zapE gene encoding cell division protein ZapE — protein: MTEAVPLSLCAREPHVPADRLVAEMVPPPRFDSVRFETYVPDPNQPSQTEAVRVLSDFAAGLGTARPAGGGKRRWFARKAAAAPAGPRGVYLDGGYGVGKTHLLASLWHATPADASLKAFGTFVELTNLVGALGFQQTVQTLSGHRLLCIDEFELDDPGDTVLVSTLLGRLVDAGVALAATSNTLPGKLGEGRFAAADFLREIQGLSAHFRPLRIDGEDYRHRGLPEAPPPYSDEQVTKAAYATKDASLDDFPNLLEHLAKVHPSRYGALTHGLRAVCLTDVRPVPDQSTALRLVVLADRLYDREVPVLASGMPFDKLFSDEMLNGGYRKKYFRAISRLTALARDAKPLVAQ
- a CDS encoding OsmC family protein, yielding MATTRQAHNVWEGSLLEGKGVVTLDSSGIGEYPVSWAARTEPAESGRTSPEELIAAAHSSCFNMAFSHALAGAGNPPTRLETKAEVTFQPGEGITGIHLTVEGQVPGLDEAAFVKAAEDAKANCPVSQALTGTTITLSASLV
- a CDS encoding alkaline phosphatase PhoX; this translates as MSATRRQVLAGTGAVGAGILFSGAFSELFAGTAAARGHDGYGPLVPDPDGLLDLPRGFRYKVLSREGEPLLSGEGRVPGNHDGMAAFAGRRGRIHLVRNHENRHTGKIGVPTVAGLTYDPAAKGGCTVLELDSRGDVRSERVAIAGTAVNCAGGPTPWNTWLTCEENEDRAGTNGYTKDHGFIFEVDGADPHRTGAVPLTAMGRFQHEAIAVDPRTGIVYETEDAFQRPFGLFYRFLPNKPLGGTGSLRAGGALEAMRVPGVPDLSQIQETGASFDGVEWVPVPDSQAKETPIRLQDFGPKGITHAQKLEGCYWGGRSVYFVSSYARSSEGSAGDHFGQVWKYEPHRRRLTLVIVFGPDTDVQLPGESPDNICLAPSGGLMVCEDGGGEQHVYGVTRRGKVYPAARNAQNIGTPEDPEYGEFAGVAFSPDGETMYVNCYTPGTTLAVTGPWS